One Luteolibacter arcticus DNA segment encodes these proteins:
- the dnaN gene encoding DNA polymerase III subunit beta: MKFSISKEALLEGLQKVQHVVSTRTTLPILSNVLLVAKNGRLTFTTTDLDVGITGSVEAKIEKEGATTLPAKRLVNIVRELPASEVEITVDAKNVASIQSGPSFFKIIGLGQDDFPPLPDFDGAKEFRMPQQLLRDGLKKTSYAISTDETRYVLNGIYTSFRDGKLTLVATDGRRLAMVENDLDFPASHETDVIVPTKAVQELQRLLGEAGEVLIRLSDSQISFSIGEHLLISKLIEGNYPNYRQVIPGDSTERVELPRESTLDTVRRVSLLSSDKSNSVKLVFGENVVEVTANSPDVGEARETMEVAYGGKAMQIAFNPEFLMAPLRNLESDTVYLDLIDEMSPGVVRIDGSFLYVIMPMRVTG, encoded by the coding sequence ATGAAGTTCAGCATTTCCAAAGAAGCCCTCCTTGAGGGGCTGCAGAAGGTCCAGCACGTGGTCAGCACCCGCACGACCCTGCCGATCCTTTCGAACGTGTTGCTGGTGGCGAAAAACGGCCGTCTGACGTTTACCACCACGGACCTTGATGTCGGCATCACCGGCTCGGTCGAGGCCAAGATCGAAAAGGAAGGCGCGACTACTCTGCCGGCCAAGCGCCTCGTCAACATCGTCCGCGAGCTTCCGGCCAGCGAGGTCGAGATCACCGTCGATGCCAAGAATGTCGCCTCGATCCAGAGCGGCCCGTCGTTCTTCAAGATCATCGGCCTGGGCCAGGACGACTTCCCGCCGCTCCCGGACTTCGACGGCGCCAAGGAATTCCGCATGCCGCAGCAATTGCTGCGCGACGGCCTCAAGAAGACTTCCTATGCGATCTCGACCGACGAGACCCGCTACGTGCTGAACGGCATCTACACCTCGTTCCGCGATGGCAAGCTGACGCTCGTCGCCACCGACGGCCGCCGCCTCGCGATGGTCGAGAACGACCTCGATTTCCCGGCCAGCCACGAGACCGACGTGATCGTGCCGACCAAGGCGGTCCAAGAACTCCAGCGCTTGCTCGGCGAAGCCGGCGAAGTGCTCATCCGCCTTTCCGACAGCCAGATTTCCTTCTCCATCGGGGAGCACCTGCTGATCAGCAAGCTGATCGAGGGCAACTACCCGAACTACCGCCAAGTGATCCCGGGCGACTCGACCGAGCGCGTCGAGCTGCCACGTGAATCGACCCTCGACACCGTCCGCCGCGTTTCGCTGCTGTCTTCCGACAAGTCGAACTCGGTGAAGCTCGTCTTCGGCGAGAATGTCGTGGAAGTCACCGCCAACTCGCCGGATGTCGGTGAAGCTCGCGAAACGATGGAGGTCGCCTACGGCGGCAAGGCGATGCAGATCGCGTTCAATCCGGAGTTCCTGATGGCCCCGCTGCGCAACCTCGAAAGCGACACCGTTTACCTCGACCTGATCGACGAGATGAGCCCCGGCGTCGTCCGCATCGATGGCAGCTTCCTCTACGTGATCATGCCGATGCGCGTGACGGGCTGA